A region of Actinomycetota bacterium DNA encodes the following proteins:
- the larA gene encoding nickel-dependent lactate racemase has protein sequence MSYREFELSYGHQKIKFSIRDENLLGVIQAKKMSPLPNPRERVRESLRNPDNFPPLSEIIKPGGRIAILVSDRTRAAKSDLILSALLDELNSSGVPNEDIFITFATGTHHRHTREEQQQIVGEEVSEKVTLYDHVCNDRNNLKYVGTTSRGTRVELNRQVLEADRIILTGTIVYHYFAGFGGGRKSILPGIASFEAIQSNHRLVLNPGKGRNPLARTGILNGNSVHEDMVEAASMVNPDFLCNVVLNDDGELSGIFAGHWRRTHEKGCRFVDEHYRVKVSEKADLVVVSCGGHPMDVNFAQSHKAMDNASFILRDGGVMILLAECGEGYPSPEYRKWLKYRCKEEIEEVLRERFSIPGHTIYSAMEKAERFHIILVTELNPNDVHRLGLTPASSIEEALGIARAELGEAPSAYVMPRGYTTLGTVPT, from the coding sequence TGAAAATCTTCTGGGCGTGATTCAAGCGAAAAAGATGTCACCTCTACCCAATCCTCGAGAGAGGGTGAGGGAGAGCTTAAGGAATCCCGATAATTTTCCTCCTCTCTCTGAAATAATCAAGCCAGGGGGGAGGATAGCCATCCTGGTCTCGGATAGGACCAGGGCAGCGAAATCCGATCTTATATTATCCGCATTATTGGATGAGCTTAATTCCTCGGGTGTTCCCAATGAAGATATCTTCATAACCTTTGCCACGGGTACCCATCACAGACATACGAGGGAGGAGCAGCAACAAATTGTGGGCGAAGAGGTTTCTGAGAAAGTGACTCTCTACGACCATGTTTGCAACGATCGAAATAATCTCAAATATGTGGGCACCACGAGTAGGGGGACGAGGGTCGAACTCAATAGGCAAGTACTTGAAGCTGACAGGATAATCCTCACGGGGACCATTGTTTACCACTATTTTGCGGGTTTCGGGGGTGGAAGAAAAAGCATCCTCCCCGGAATAGCTTCCTTTGAAGCCATACAATCCAACCATCGACTCGTCTTAAATCCTGGTAAGGGTAGGAACCCCCTCGCCAGGACGGGCATACTCAATGGAAATTCCGTCCATGAGGATATGGTTGAAGCTGCGTCCATGGTCAATCCCGATTTTCTGTGCAATGTGGTTTTAAATGATGATGGGGAATTGTCGGGAATTTTCGCTGGGCATTGGAGGAGGACTCATGAGAAAGGTTGCCGTTTCGTAGATGAGCATTATAGGGTCAAAGTCAGCGAAAAGGCCGATTTAGTCGTGGTGAGCTGTGGGGGACATCCCATGGATGTAAACTTCGCTCAGTCCCACAAAGCCATGGACAATGCCTCTTTCATTCTTCGGGACGGGGGAGTGATGATTCTTTTGGCTGAGTGTGGCGAGGGCTATCCTTCACCTGAGTATCGTAAGTGGTTGAAGTATCGATGCAAGGAAGAGATCGAGGAGGTTTTACGGGAGAGGTTTTCCATTCCCGGACATACTATATACTCCGCCATGGAGAAGGCGGAGAGATTTCACATCATTCTGGTGACCGAATTAAACCCGAATGATGTGCATCGCCTGGGGTTGACTCCGGCGAGCTCAATCGAGGAAGCTTTGGGCATCGCTCGGGCCGAATTGGGGGAAGCCCCATCTGCTTATGTCATGCCCCGAGGATACACCACTCTGGGGACAGTCCCCACATAA
- a CDS encoding transposase, with protein sequence MPRKSRGILFEGIYHVTSRGNNQSSIFLDDTDKIKFLDMVAGYKRKFAFRLFSYALLTNHFHLLISLGYPSDSQVPLSKIMGCLLTSYSTYFNRRHNRSGHVFQGRYGSRRVENDAYLLQVIRYIHLNPVMAGLCEQLEDWRFSSHRCYLGFEDDPLVDKEEMLFLFAKRPTVQIKRYENFIHDGLKLLEAMKISFEEKFGLD encoded by the coding sequence ATGCCAAGAAAGTCCAGGGGAATACTCTTTGAGGGAATTTATCATGTAACTTCGCGAGGAAATAATCAGTCATCAATTTTTCTGGACGATACCGATAAAATCAAATTTTTGGATATGGTCGCTGGCTATAAGAGGAAATTTGCTTTTAGGTTATTTTCTTACGCTCTTTTGACTAACCATTTTCACTTGCTCATTTCCTTGGGATATCCTTCGGACTCCCAAGTTCCCCTTTCCAAGATAATGGGATGCCTTCTCACATCTTATTCCACGTATTTTAACAGAAGACATAATCGCTCTGGCCACGTTTTTCAAGGTCGATATGGTTCAAGGCGAGTTGAGAACGATGCCTATCTTTTGCAGGTTATCCGCTATATCCATTTAAATCCAGTGATGGCTGGCTTGTGTGAGCAGCTCGAAGATTGGCGTTTTTCAAGCCATCGTTGTTACTTGGGATTTGAGGATGATCCTCTGGTTGATAAGGAAGAAATGCTCTTCTTATTTGCCAAACGTCCCACCGTGCAAATTAAAAGGTATGAAAATTTCATTCATGATGGCTTGAAGTTACTTGAAGCTATGAAGATCTCATTCGAGGAGAAATTTGGTCTCGATTGA
- a CDS encoding ABC transporter permease subunit has translation MFWKELRESRWRFIIGLIVFVLFAASLPLLYEWLFKEFLKETLKTVPFPLPKEALAQIELMEKQYDFYIWSQWFGKNLYQFGTILAILMGMGLFASEASKQTMEFLLSKPISRNRVALVKFLVGALEIAIIVAVSSFSIYPAAKFTGHDVELSKLIIGSVPTCVGLLLIF, from the coding sequence ATGTTTTGGAAGGAGCTCAGGGAATCAAGATGGCGGTTCATCATTGGACTCATCGTCTTCGTGCTTTTCGCAGCAAGCTTGCCCTTGCTCTATGAGTGGCTCTTCAAAGAATTTCTCAAAGAGACCCTAAAGACTGTGCCTTTCCCCTTGCCAAAAGAAGCCCTTGCACAAATTGAGCTTATGGAGAAGCAGTATGATTTCTATATCTGGTCCCAGTGGTTTGGAAAGAATCTCTACCAATTCGGTACGATTCTGGCCATTTTGATGGGTATGGGATTATTCGCCTCGGAAGCCTCAAAGCAAACGATGGAATTCCTGCTTTCAAAACCCATCAGTAGAAATCGGGTTGCCCTAGTGAAGTTCCTTGTGGGAGCCTTGGAAATTGCCATTATAGTCGCAGTGTCATCCTTTTCCATCTATCCGGCGGCAAAATTCACAGGTCATGATGTCGAACTCTCAAAACTCATCATCGGATCCGTGCCCACATGTGTTGGATTATTACTGATATTTTAG